From a single Flavobacterium sp. genomic region:
- a CDS encoding major capsid protein — MNQSLFVQFLAYFKAIAKSIEEKVNGKKTELTYLYKEMLTEELSVDLQWKSLTVNSNIVAADIVALDSALPLKKRDSFGTASGDIPKLGMKLQLSEKQMSDIDVLKARNVETSILVDKIFQDQVKATMGIHEKLEFIFLQGLSTGIGLVENENNVGTGIRVDYGYLSSNKFGASLPWSNTNAKPIDDIKRVVKEARAKGDNIKVLMMSDTTFDKLAENAQTRENFAFSQNFVGTNIPTPDLEQVNGLMQRKFGLTIVVVDRTVTTERDGVRTVHTPWATDNVIFLTSPKVGKLAYGILAEETRKSPKVMYEKSGSFILLKKWSTEEPFAEFTSSQCLALPVINNVSSIYLLNCEKADSSTQTEGDANFAYKAVNYTRTSVIAAINLAKGKTVAKSTNTDAILLKYVNELSAEEILIFEANIVAA, encoded by the coding sequence ATGAATCAATCATTATTCGTACAGTTTCTTGCTTATTTTAAAGCAATTGCAAAATCCATTGAAGAAAAAGTAAATGGTAAAAAAACAGAGTTAACTTACTTGTATAAAGAAATGTTAACCGAAGAACTTAGTGTAGACTTACAATGGAAAAGTTTAACAGTAAACTCAAACATTGTAGCTGCCGATATCGTGGCTTTAGATTCTGCTTTGCCATTGAAAAAAAGAGATTCATTTGGAACGGCTTCTGGTGATATTCCGAAGTTAGGAATGAAGTTACAATTATCTGAAAAACAAATGTCAGACATCGATGTATTAAAAGCTCGTAATGTTGAAACATCAATTTTGGTAGATAAGATTTTCCAAGATCAGGTTAAAGCAACAATGGGTATTCACGAGAAGTTAGAATTTATCTTCTTACAAGGATTATCAACTGGTATTGGATTAGTAGAAAATGAAAATAATGTTGGAACAGGTATTCGTGTTGATTACGGATATTTATCTTCTAACAAGTTTGGTGCTTCACTTCCTTGGTCAAATACTAATGCAAAACCTATCGATGACATTAAACGTGTTGTCAAAGAAGCAAGAGCAAAAGGTGATAACATTAAAGTATTAATGATGTCAGATACAACTTTTGATAAACTTGCTGAAAACGCTCAAACTCGTGAGAATTTTGCATTTAGTCAAAACTTTGTAGGAACTAACATTCCAACTCCTGATTTAGAACAAGTAAATGGCTTAATGCAAAGAAAATTTGGTTTAACAATTGTTGTTGTTGATAGAACCGTAACTACTGAGCGTGATGGCGTTAGAACAGTTCATACTCCTTGGGCTACTGACAATGTAATCTTCTTAACTTCTCCAAAAGTAGGTAAACTTGCTTATGGTATTTTAGCAGAAGAAACACGTAAGTCTCCTAAAGTAATGTATGAAAAATCAGGTTCTTTCATCTTATTGAAAAAATGGTCAACAGAAGAGCCTTTTGCAGAATTCACTTCTTCTCAATGTTTAGCGTTACCAGTTATCAATAATGTTTCTTCTATTTACTTATTAAATTGTGAGAAAGCCGATAGTTCTACTCAAACAGAAGGTGATGCAAACTTTGCATACAAAGCGGTTAATTATACTAGAACTTCTGTGATTGCAGCTATCAACTTAGCAAAAGGCAAAACAGTTGCTAAATCCACAAATACAGATGCTATTTTATTGAAATATGTAAATGAGTTGTCTGCAGAAGAAATCTTAATATTTGAA